A part of Lacibacter sp. H407 genomic DNA contains:
- a CDS encoding GH35 family beta-galactosidase, with translation MRTLENHTQFIVNGKPFLMVAGELHNSTSSAPEYFRQAMQNAKDMHVNTVIASVAWEQFELSEGKFDYSLIDFILKNANEKQLKVILIWFATWKNGESSYVPLWIKKDTKRFFRIRNKAGESMTAISPFCEEAMMADTRAFVKLMKYIKEKDVNRAIIMMQPENEVGAFSEMDYNEVAIKKYREQVPQELISYLLVNHHNLEPELKASWDENGKKQKGNWGELFGERNYAAQNYFMSWQYAKYMNEVCKQGKRILPLPMYVNAWLVQYPDELPGKYPNGGPVSRVMDIYKAAAPDIDFIAPDIYLPNFKEVCDMYSRHSKKNPLFIPECERSNPGKAYYALATHDALGFGPFGIESLIADNAYSLSFKLLKDELLPIITQYQGSGKMKGVLREGNEDTASLLIGQYKCNVEFTNKGKNAYGIIIQTGKDEFLVAGINMKVNFETLDKTKKAVIGEVQEGGFYNERWVPSRYLNGDETWHNSFLFVTGRSYSVGIENGKRVFKQILAPLPVLNTNLEVGLEQQRVGCPGIYRIKLYQLGI, from the coding sequence TTGCGAACCCTGGAAAATCATACACAATTCATTGTGAACGGCAAACCTTTTTTGATGGTAGCAGGAGAGCTTCATAATTCTACCTCATCTGCTCCCGAATATTTCAGGCAGGCCATGCAAAATGCAAAAGATATGCATGTGAACACCGTCATTGCTTCTGTTGCTTGGGAGCAGTTTGAGCTGTCTGAAGGAAAATTTGATTATTCGCTGATTGACTTTATCCTGAAAAATGCGAATGAGAAGCAACTGAAAGTTATTTTGATCTGGTTTGCTACCTGGAAGAACGGCGAATCTTCTTATGTACCCCTTTGGATTAAGAAAGACACGAAACGTTTCTTTCGTATCCGAAATAAAGCAGGTGAAAGTATGACAGCGATTTCTCCTTTTTGTGAAGAAGCCATGATGGCTGACACGAGGGCGTTTGTAAAACTGATGAAATATATTAAGGAGAAAGATGTGAACCGTGCTATCATCATGATGCAACCTGAAAATGAAGTGGGCGCTTTTTCCGAAATGGACTATAATGAGGTTGCCATAAAAAAATATAGGGAGCAAGTGCCACAGGAATTAATTAGTTATCTCTTGGTAAATCATCACAACTTAGAACCGGAGTTGAAAGCATCGTGGGATGAAAACGGAAAAAAACAAAAAGGTAATTGGGGTGAATTGTTTGGTGAAAGAAATTATGCAGCTCAGAATTATTTTATGTCGTGGCAGTATGCGAAGTACATGAATGAAGTGTGTAAGCAAGGCAAAAGAATACTACCGCTCCCAATGTATGTGAATGCATGGCTTGTACAATACCCTGATGAGTTGCCCGGTAAATACCCGAACGGCGGCCCTGTATCAAGAGTGATGGATATTTACAAAGCAGCAGCACCTGACATTGATTTTATAGCACCTGATATTTATCTGCCGAATTTTAAAGAAGTGTGTGATATGTATTCACGTCATTCAAAAAAGAATCCATTATTTATTCCTGAATGTGAAAGAAGTAATCCCGGAAAGGCATATTATGCACTTGCCACACATGATGCACTTGGCTTCGGCCCATTTGGTATTGAATCATTAATAGCAGATAATGCATACTCGTTAAGTTTTAAGCTGCTGAAAGACGAGTTATTGCCAATCATCACACAATATCAGGGAAGTGGAAAAATGAAAGGAGTGCTGAGAGAAGGAAATGAGGATACTGCCAGCCTACTTATTGGTCAGTATAAATGCAATGTTGAGTTTACAAACAAAGGAAAGAATGCATACGGCATCATCATACAAACAGGTAAAGATGAATTTTTGGTTGCCGGTATAAACATGAAAGTAAATTTTGAAACGCTCGACAAAACCAAAAAAGCAGTTATCGGCGAAGTGCAGGAAGGAGGATTTTACAATGAACGTTGGGTGCCCAGCCGCTATTTGAATGGCGATGAAACATGGCACAATTCCTTTTTGTTTGTAACCGGACGAAGCTATTCTGTTGGTATTGAAAACGGGAAAAGGGTATTCAAACAAATATTAGCACCTCTTCCTGTTTTGAATACTAATTTGGAAGTTGGTTTAGAGCAGCAGCGTGTTGGTTGCCCTGGTATTTATCGGATAAAACTTTATCAGCTTGGAATATAA
- a CDS encoding polysaccharide lyase family 8 super-sandwich domain-containing protein, producing the protein MKKNLLFFVMLLCAVQYAAAADYYTASASATLTGNGTASANWTTNPNGITGLTTVTITATDNLLILNGGTATITNSVPMTIAALTINAGGTIVHNNNAWSSTFTITGLLTWNGTIRTLQATSGTNFFNANGDVTGTTAIHHVNSTRGVYLGGTNKTISLTQLSSGVTNTANISVGLQLNGSYRSLAGNCKFYSPLVFNTASCTLDLAGYNLQASSIKSGNSTTRLLKGHANSNLTISGTSATLPSNAATIITFDPTAAVLNQLNINSGYLSTAAGPVTVNGNLTVNALTFGTASGDNATRILQVNGNFSLANNGSLRVQAGGTTAGTTYDQVNATGNISIGTSTTLKVDFINAYSTPEQPSLIFVQTTSPATVAGTFGTILNTSGYTGDVTYTGNAVNYQLLTSPVPAAPCPISLTPDLPLLPSNATIEAEINTIVQRFSDAYLGVAEPTATALTNAIASYNALNITVDGYSISAQTAVTSYSQTSFLKTFAQYLKFHPEDNDVFTKALNTVWLVSDRMCKGLFEIDYNQYVYRDFARSAILIPRIKENSFVKSLFENVLYQQDNFLHFWDPNYVVGINDDHLGNSGNVTMAYIKWIESADERYRYMTAFKRYIENFTRYAPGNSYAGIKQDGSGFHHWTGYPSYTSNLNSVAEIISNLRETSFQIDNAAYLRLRDAIMAQLMFTNDNTTRFLTMGGRKPEEVATTISRFSLRNMGVAGGSILGTGASDPVIATYYNRVWGGYAPFGNSIKASFNSGYFQFNHSMAGIYRKDGWLAVCKGFNNNMLGSEIYPDANRFGRYQSYGAVNIIYPGDALTGNGYDVTTWDWNFTPGATVIRLPWNKLHGEKQRIDELQQKRFVGSLSFINKNGSYLKAIQGTYGLFAMDFQERTGQGFGTVYSTENHNATFVFKKSVFAFDNMLICLGSNIGNNDAANTTMTALYQRKTSAAKEQVTVDDNLLPTGTYNNTYTDNTNHWIVDNYNTGFYVFAGSGTIKLSKADQQTPQHDKLLSAQTITNNPVGNYAKGFLDHGTAPSNKSYEYICMPNATATTMVDLNNQISTGNKPYTVHRQDGIAHIVEYKPTANTNAIFAYAFFSALSGINNNGLLTGADYPCLVMSKYDTAQKTFQIAVNNPDLGYNYRSDAASVTRQIKIAIKGTNWEVSQPHANASIIDTANGETILQFTTRDGLPVEIVLSRVLAQQTISFDPIAEKATTDTAFILTATASSGLPVSYSSSNTAVALVKGDTVVVVGKGTATITAFQKGNDLYDAATSIQTLTVKDVEPPVLTAPANINVHTDAGIATASNVSLGLATASDNDALQSVTNNAPAIYPVGVTEVTWTATDVSGNITTAIQLVTVTDNEAPALIVPAEQNVCYQGSNYQLPVLTATDNVGISTIQYTISGATERSGNGINASGLFEEGVSTITWTVTDMYGNQSTAVCTVTIHNRLTVTIADVFAVNAAMDLKNTLYLGYGPSSLSITATPQGGAGEYRYSWSSGEQTQSIAVADAGTYTVTVTDLKGCQTSAAIQINVVDVRCGNNGNKVRVCHNNNSICISSEAIQEHLNHGDALGECGVAGRRVTTTSESNIEIMKVFPNPVQDMLFVTVHMLDKNANVQVYNAQGMLVRNAALVKTNQGISLGGLAAGIYFVHVKNGLELTRKKIVKL; encoded by the coding sequence ATGAAAAAAAATCTCCTCTTTTTTGTAATGCTTCTGTGTGCAGTACAGTATGCAGCAGCTGCTGATTACTACACAGCTTCAGCAAGTGCTACGCTCACCGGTAATGGAACGGCTTCCGCCAACTGGACGACCAATCCCAATGGAATAACCGGTTTAACAACTGTTACTATTACAGCAACTGACAATCTTCTTATATTGAATGGGGGCACCGCCACCATTACGAATAGCGTCCCCATGACAATTGCTGCTTTAACTATAAATGCAGGAGGAACCATTGTTCACAACAACAATGCATGGTCCTCTACATTTACAATTACGGGTCTGCTAACATGGAATGGTACCATTCGAACATTACAGGCTACATCAGGAACTAATTTCTTCAATGCAAACGGAGATGTTACAGGCACTACTGCTATTCATCATGTGAACAGTACCCGGGGTGTATACCTGGGTGGGACAAACAAAACCATCAGCTTAACGCAGCTTTCATCAGGTGTTACCAATACAGCCAACATTAGTGTCGGTCTGCAGCTGAATGGCAGTTACCGTTCCTTGGCTGGAAATTGTAAGTTCTACAGTCCACTTGTTTTTAATACTGCAAGTTGCACTTTAGATCTTGCCGGATATAACTTACAGGCTTCTTCTATAAAAAGCGGAAACAGCACAACCCGTTTATTAAAAGGGCATGCCAATTCCAATCTTACCATTTCAGGAACAAGTGCAACGCTTCCAAGCAACGCAGCCACCATCATTACATTTGATCCTACAGCAGCAGTGTTGAATCAATTGAACATTAACAGCGGGTATTTATCCACTGCAGCGGGACCTGTTACTGTCAATGGAAATCTCACAGTTAACGCTTTAACCTTTGGAACAGCCTCAGGCGATAATGCTACCAGGATACTGCAGGTGAACGGAAATTTTTCATTAGCCAATAACGGAAGCTTACGTGTGCAGGCCGGGGGAACTACTGCAGGAACAACTTACGATCAGGTAAATGCAACAGGAAATATCAGTATCGGAACATCAACAACATTAAAGGTTGATTTTATTAACGCATACAGCACACCGGAACAGCCATCTCTTATATTTGTACAAACAACATCACCTGCAACTGTTGCAGGAACTTTCGGAACGATTTTAAACACATCCGGTTATACGGGTGATGTAACGTACACAGGAAATGCTGTAAACTATCAACTGCTTACATCGCCAGTGCCTGCAGCTCCATGTCCAATCAGTTTAACACCTGATTTGCCATTGCTGCCTTCGAACGCAACGATCGAAGCAGAGATCAATACAATTGTGCAGCGGTTTTCTGATGCTTATTTGGGTGTAGCTGAACCAACTGCGACTGCACTTACCAATGCCATCGCAAGTTACAATGCATTGAACATAACAGTAGACGGATACAGCATCTCAGCTCAAACAGCTGTTACCAGTTACAGTCAAACATCATTTTTAAAAACCTTTGCTCAATACCTCAAGTTCCATCCTGAGGATAACGATGTTTTCACGAAAGCTCTTAACACTGTGTGGCTGGTATCGGACAGAATGTGTAAAGGCTTATTTGAGATCGATTATAATCAATATGTGTATCGGGATTTTGCACGATCTGCTATCTTGATACCCCGCATTAAGGAGAACTCATTTGTAAAAAGCCTGTTTGAAAACGTATTGTATCAACAGGATAATTTTCTGCATTTCTGGGATCCAAACTATGTGGTAGGAATTAATGACGATCATTTGGGCAACAGCGGAAATGTAACGATGGCTTATATAAAATGGATTGAATCTGCGGATGAGCGTTACCGTTATATGACCGCATTTAAACGTTACATCGAAAATTTCACCCGCTATGCACCAGGTAATTCTTACGCCGGAATAAAACAAGATGGTTCAGGCTTTCATCACTGGACCGGATATCCATCCTATACATCGAATTTAAACAGCGTAGCAGAGATCATTTCCAATTTAAGGGAAACTTCTTTTCAAATAGACAATGCTGCCTACCTGCGACTAAGGGATGCAATCATGGCTCAGCTCATGTTTACCAATGATAATACCACGAGATTTTTAACGATGGGTGGAAGGAAGCCGGAGGAAGTTGCCACCACCATCAGCCGGTTTAGTTTGCGTAATATGGGAGTTGCCGGAGGAAGTATACTGGGTACTGGTGCATCAGATCCTGTGATAGCAACCTATTATAATCGTGTGTGGGGTGGTTACGCACCTTTTGGTAATAGTATAAAAGCTTCTTTTAACTCAGGTTATTTTCAGTTTAACCACAGCATGGCCGGTATATACAGAAAAGATGGATGGTTGGCTGTATGCAAGGGTTTTAACAATAATATGTTGGGTTCAGAAATTTATCCGGATGCAAATCGTTTCGGGCGCTATCAAAGTTATGGTGCAGTAAATATCATTTATCCCGGAGATGCACTTACAGGAAATGGATACGATGTAACAACATGGGATTGGAATTTCACTCCCGGTGCAACAGTTATCAGGCTTCCCTGGAATAAATTGCATGGCGAGAAACAACGTATCGACGAACTGCAACAGAAAAGATTTGTTGGTTCTTTAAGTTTTATCAATAAGAACGGATCTTATCTGAAAGCCATTCAAGGAACGTATGGTTTGTTTGCAATGGATTTTCAGGAAAGAACAGGCCAGGGATTTGGAACAGTCTATTCAACTGAAAATCATAACGCAACATTTGTGTTTAAAAAATCAGTGTTTGCGTTTGATAATATGTTGATTTGTTTGGGCTCCAATATTGGTAACAACGATGCAGCGAATACCACTATGACAGCGTTGTATCAACGTAAAACATCAGCAGCAAAAGAACAGGTAACAGTTGATGATAATTTATTGCCAACCGGCACTTACAACAACACTTATACCGATAATACCAACCACTGGATTGTAGATAATTACAACACCGGGTTTTATGTGTTTGCAGGAAGTGGTACAATTAAGCTATCAAAAGCCGATCAGCAAACACCACAACATGATAAGTTATTATCAGCTCAAACAATTACCAATAATCCTGTAGGAAATTATGCGAAAGGATTTCTTGATCATGGAACAGCGCCGTCAAACAAATCGTACGAATACATTTGTATGCCGAATGCTACTGCTACAACGATGGTTGATTTAAACAACCAGATAAGTACAGGCAACAAACCATATACGGTACACCGCCAGGACGGCATTGCACATATTGTAGAATACAAACCAACTGCTAACACGAATGCGATATTTGCATATGCTTTTTTCAGTGCGCTGTCCGGCATTAACAATAATGGATTATTGACAGGTGCTGATTATCCTTGCCTGGTCATGAGTAAATATGATACAGCACAAAAAACGTTTCAGATAGCAGTAAACAATCCTGATCTCGGATACAATTACAGATCAGATGCTGCATCTGTAACCAGGCAAATTAAAATCGCTATAAAAGGAACGAACTGGGAAGTTTCACAACCTCATGCGAATGCAAGTATAATTGATACAGCAAACGGAGAAACTATCCTACAATTTACAACAAGAGATGGATTACCGGTAGAAATTGTGTTGAGCCGGGTTTTAGCTCAGCAAACAATCAGCTTTGATCCAATCGCTGAAAAAGCAACGACTGATACAGCTTTTATTTTAACGGCAACTGCATCGTCAGGTCTGCCTGTCAGCTACAGCAGTTCTAACACCGCTGTTGCGTTAGTAAAAGGCGACACCGTAGTTGTTGTTGGCAAGGGTACAGCAACGATTACAGCTTTCCAAAAAGGCAATGATCTTTATGATGCTGCCACATCCATACAAACACTAACTGTGAAGGATGTTGAACCTCCGGTTTTAACGGCTCCTGCAAATATTAACGTGCATACAGATGCGGGCATAGCTACTGCAAGTAATGTGTCGCTTGGATTAGCAACAGCCAGCGATAATGATGCTCTTCAGTCTGTAACCAACAATGCTCCGGCAATTTATCCGGTGGGTGTAACAGAGGTTACCTGGACGGCAACAGATGTTTCCGGAAATATTACAACCGCAATACAACTGGTAACTGTAACAGATAATGAAGCACCGGCATTGATTGTACCTGCAGAGCAAAATGTATGTTATCAAGGATCGAACTACCAGTTGCCGGTTTTAACAGCAACAGATAATGTTGGTATTTCAACAATTCAATATACTATTTCAGGTGCTACTGAACGAAGTGGTAACGGAATAAATGCAAGCGGCTTGTTTGAAGAGGGTGTATCAACCATTACATGGACAGTGACAGATATGTACGGTAATCAGTCAACCGCTGTTTGTACGGTAACCATTCATAACCGATTAACTGTAACTATTGCAGATGTTTTTGCAGTGAATGCAGCAATGGATTTAAAGAACACACTTTATTTAGGTTATGGTCCGTCATCATTATCCATTACGGCTACGCCGCAAGGTGGAGCCGGAGAGTATCGTTACAGTTGGAGCAGCGGAGAACAAACGCAGTCAATTGCAGTTGCAGATGCAGGAACCTATACAGTAACTGTTACTGATTTGAAAGGTTGCCAAACTTCTGCAGCGATACAAATAAATGTAGTAGATGTGCGATGCGGTAACAATGGCAATAAGGTAAGAGTTTGCCATAACAATAACAGTATTTGTATTTCATCTGAAGCAATACAGGAACATTTAAATCATGGCGATGCGCTGGGTGAGTGTGGTGTAGCAGGCAGAAGGGTTACTACTACATCTGAATCGAATATCGAGATCATGAAAGTATTTCCTAATCCTGTTCAGGATATGTTATTTGTTACAGTTCATATGCTGGATAAGAACGCAAACGTACAAGTTTATAATGCGCAGGGAATGTTGGTGCGGAATGCAGCACTTGTGAAAACAAATCAGGGAATTTCATTGGGCGGATTGGCAGCAGGTATCTATTTTGTTCATGTTAAAAATGGTTTAGAATTAACCAGAAAGAAGATTGTAAAACTCTAA
- a CDS encoding acetylxylan esterase gives MMKRMQKAFLSRTSVWMFTAVILSLNVAKAKTPRHTSETAAVQRIDKPAAAEAVVVKVTADHSDWLYKINEKVVFKISVLQDGKPMKGAKLSYEIGPEKMPPVQTGEVQLIGSDLVLDGGAMQTGGFLRCVATVEYEGKKFRGMATAAISPESIQPTTVMPNDFMEFWTKAIEDNKKIPMDLHMELQPQLSNDKVNVYQVNMQNHKVGMRLYGMLSMPKAPGKYPAVFRVPGAGVRPYKGDVKLAEKGIVVFEIGIHGIPVNLDSIVYENLRFGALLGYPTFNLDNRDEYYYKRVYLGCLRSVDFIFSLPEFDGSNMIVMGGSQGGALALVTAALDKRVKTILCTHPALSDLTGYQIGRAGGWPHMFAKKEHLTKEKIETSRYYDAVNFARLISIPGFYSLGYNDETTPPTSLYATFNSIKAPKTFFIDKETGHAVTQAQRNKQIEFILQTLKLN, from the coding sequence ATGATGAAGCGAATGCAAAAAGCTTTTCTGTCCCGTACTTCAGTTTGGATGTTCACAGCGGTTATACTAAGTCTGAACGTTGCAAAGGCAAAAACGCCAAGGCATACATCTGAAACAGCTGCTGTTCAGCGTATAGATAAACCTGCAGCTGCGGAGGCTGTTGTTGTGAAGGTGACAGCTGATCATAGTGATTGGCTGTACAAAATCAATGAAAAAGTTGTGTTTAAAATTTCTGTACTACAGGATGGCAAACCAATGAAGGGCGCAAAACTCAGTTACGAAATCGGACCTGAAAAAATGCCTCCTGTACAAACAGGGGAAGTGCAATTAATTGGTTCGGATTTGGTACTTGACGGTGGTGCCATGCAAACAGGTGGTTTTCTTCGCTGCGTGGCAACGGTAGAATATGAGGGAAAAAAATTCAGGGGAATGGCAACTGCGGCCATAAGCCCTGAGTCAATTCAACCCACCACTGTTATGCCAAATGATTTTATGGAATTCTGGACCAAAGCCATTGAAGACAACAAAAAGATACCCATGGATCTGCACATGGAACTTCAGCCGCAACTGAGTAACGACAAGGTAAATGTGTACCAGGTAAACATGCAAAACCATAAAGTCGGTATGCGTTTGTATGGAATGCTGAGCATGCCGAAAGCTCCGGGGAAATATCCGGCTGTGTTCAGGGTTCCCGGTGCAGGTGTTCGTCCGTATAAGGGTGATGTAAAGCTGGCCGAAAAAGGAATCGTTGTTTTTGAAATCGGCATTCACGGAATACCTGTTAACCTCGATTCGATAGTGTATGAAAATCTGCGCTTTGGTGCGTTGCTTGGTTATCCAACGTTTAACCTCGACAACCGTGATGAGTATTATTACAAGCGTGTTTACCTTGGTTGTTTACGTTCTGTCGATTTCATTTTTTCGTTACCAGAATTTGATGGCAGCAACATGATCGTCATGGGAGGAAGTCAGGGTGGTGCATTGGCATTGGTAACAGCAGCATTGGACAAACGTGTGAAAACAATTTTGTGTACACATCCCGCATTAAGTGATCTTACAGGATATCAAATTGGCAGAGCCGGTGGATGGCCGCACATGTTTGCTAAAAAAGAGCATTTAACCAAAGAGAAAATTGAAACATCACGTTACTACGATGCAGTAAATTTTGCCCGACTCATTAGCATTCCTGGATTTTACTCGTTGGGCTACAATGATGAAACCACACCGCCTACTTCTCTTTACGCTACGTTTAATAGTATTAAGGCGCCTAAAACATTTTTTATTGATAAGGAAACGGGGCATGCCGTTACGCAGGCGCAACGCAATAAACAAATTGAATTTATTTTGCAAACATTGAAATTAAATTGA
- a CDS encoding glucoamylase family protein produces the protein MVKKVNDQVVSASSVQLQTNKAVLLLSFSEKIDRSTVANAVTWKLVTTSSNVPVSIGFANGDSALIIQPLSPLAFLSRYSVVISTGLKSIKGGSFSSSFLLSLRTGIDPSDKFPIISDQALLDTVQRRTFNYFWEYGHPVSGLARDKTNTAELDDCSIGGTGFGILTIPIAVNRNFITRSEGLARMQKIVGFLQTKAKTFHGAFPHRINGTTGEVIVWSPKDDGADLVETSFLMMGLLTARQYFSGTDVNESSLRSDINTLFNNVEWTWFKKDNQNALYWLWSPNHSWDITFMIRGWNETLITYVMAASSATHTISKQVYDDGFANNGGFKNGQQYYGLILPLGSSFGGPLFLSQYSFLCIKPTGLNDTYANYELQTKNHSLINRAYCIENPKNYVGYSDSCWGLTASSTNAGYTSCEPANDVGVIAPTAALSSFAFTPNESMAALKYFYYKLGDLLWKDYGFADAFNLNTNPVWIGPQELVYNQLPVMIAIENYRSGLIWDLFTSCPEVKAGMRKLGFSAPYL, from the coding sequence TTGGTTAAAAAAGTAAATGATCAGGTTGTCAGCGCATCATCTGTTCAATTACAAACCAACAAAGCTGTTCTTCTGTTGAGCTTCTCGGAAAAAATCGATAGAAGTACAGTTGCGAATGCTGTAACATGGAAACTGGTAACTACATCTTCAAATGTGCCGGTTAGTATCGGTTTTGCCAATGGTGATTCTGCGTTGATTATTCAGCCGCTATCGCCATTGGCTTTTTTGTCCCGTTATTCTGTTGTCATTTCTACCGGATTAAAATCAATCAAAGGAGGTTCATTCTCGTCGTCTTTTTTACTGTCGTTGCGAACAGGAATTGATCCTTCCGATAAATTCCCGATTATTTCGGATCAAGCATTGCTTGATACTGTTCAAAGAAGAACGTTTAACTATTTCTGGGAGTACGGCCATCCTGTTTCAGGATTAGCCAGAGATAAAACAAACACGGCGGAATTAGATGATTGTTCAATTGGTGGTACAGGTTTCGGCATTCTTACAATTCCGATTGCTGTGAATAGAAATTTTATTACACGATCGGAGGGGTTGGCGAGGATGCAGAAAATTGTTGGCTTCTTACAGACAAAAGCAAAAACGTTTCATGGTGCATTTCCTCATCGTATAAACGGAACCACAGGCGAAGTAATAGTATGGTCGCCAAAAGATGATGGTGCCGATCTTGTTGAAACTTCTTTCTTAATGATGGGTCTGCTCACAGCGAGGCAATATTTTAGCGGCACAGATGTAAATGAAAGCTCGCTGCGTAGTGATATAAATACTTTGTTCAATAACGTTGAATGGACCTGGTTTAAAAAGGATAATCAAAATGCGTTGTATTGGTTGTGGAGTCCGAATCATAGTTGGGATATTACTTTTATGATACGGGGTTGGAATGAAACACTAATCACGTATGTAATGGCTGCATCTTCTGCAACACATACAATTTCCAAACAAGTGTATGATGATGGTTTTGCTAATAATGGAGGGTTTAAAAATGGACAGCAGTATTATGGTTTAATCCTGCCATTGGGAAGCTCTTTTGGCGGGCCTTTATTTTTATCGCAATATTCGTTTTTGTGTATTAAGCCAACGGGATTAAACGATACCTATGCCAACTATGAATTGCAAACAAAAAATCATTCGTTGATAAACCGAGCTTATTGTATAGAGAATCCTAAAAACTATGTTGGCTATAGTGATTCGTGTTGGGGACTAACAGCGAGTTCAACAAACGCTGGCTATACTTCCTGTGAACCTGCAAATGATGTTGGCGTGATTGCTCCAACTGCAGCATTATCTTCTTTTGCTTTTACACCCAATGAATCAATGGCGGCACTGAAATATTTTTATTACAAGCTCGGTGATTTACTGTGGAAGGATTATGGGTTTGCAGATGCGTTCAATTTGAATACGAATCCGGTTTGGATTGGTCCGCAGGAATTAGTATATAATCAACTTCCTGTTATGATAGCAATAGAGAACTATCGATCCGGACTTATTTGGGATTTGTTCACTTCTTGTCCTGAAGTAAAAGCCGGTATGCGAAAGCTGGGTTTTTCTGCTCCTTATTTATAA
- a CDS encoding RagB/SusD family nutrient uptake outer membrane protein encodes MKIYHLIINTRFIPVILLIAVSGCSKNFLEVEPQGQISVEKFWKTTDDANAAVNAIYGNLRSAGQVGIASVAIESLGSDDADPGAKQSDIPEMYQFDNFGVTSSNQFVGSFWAGLYTEINLCNQVLDNVDTMSTVDANLKARYLAEAKFIRAYCYFRLVRAYGGVPLHLKVPKLPAEFNRARSSAAEVWAAIEKDLMDAESVLPVTYTSPTDIGRATKGATQALYAKVAMYQAKGNPSKWNEVKSYTDKVISSGAYSLFTNYSNLFLIANELNPESVFEIQSDLIIGAESGASFPWSQNSECQTPENQNGWGWNVPSQDLVSAFALASDNNRMNATIIMVPETVGGDNIIQSGNNNSRYNQKSYVPSSYYVSGYPRGCQKNIMAIRYADVLLMNAEANNELGNAALATTRLNQVRTRAGLSATTATDQAGLRTAIWNERRLELAMENDRYFDVIRQGRAATVFGPKGWIANKNELWPIPYNEILLSGGKLTQNQGYN; translated from the coding sequence ATGAAAATTTATCACTTAATTATAAACACAAGATTTATACCTGTTATCTTATTGATTGCAGTGAGCGGATGCTCAAAAAACTTTTTAGAGGTTGAGCCCCAAGGTCAAATAAGCGTAGAAAAGTTTTGGAAAACAACAGATGATGCCAATGCTGCTGTAAATGCTATTTATGGAAATCTGAGAAGTGCCGGGCAAGTTGGAATTGCTTCTGTTGCCATTGAAAGTTTGGGATCAGATGATGCTGATCCGGGTGCAAAACAAAGTGATATACCTGAGATGTATCAGTTTGATAATTTCGGTGTAACATCTTCTAATCAATTTGTGGGTTCGTTCTGGGCCGGACTTTATACAGAGATCAACTTATGTAACCAGGTGTTGGATAATGTTGATACGATGAGTACTGTTGATGCAAATCTGAAAGCAAGGTATTTGGCAGAGGCAAAATTCATCAGGGCATATTGCTATTTCCGTTTAGTTAGAGCATATGGTGGAGTGCCGTTACATTTAAAAGTTCCCAAACTGCCGGCGGAGTTTAACCGTGCAAGATCGTCGGCTGCAGAAGTGTGGGCTGCCATTGAAAAAGATTTAATGGATGCTGAATCTGTTCTTCCGGTTACCTACACTTCACCAACTGATATTGGAAGAGCAACGAAAGGAGCAACGCAGGCACTATATGCAAAAGTTGCCATGTATCAGGCAAAAGGCAATCCTTCAAAATGGAATGAAGTGAAGTCTTATACTGATAAAGTAATTAGTTCCGGTGCATACAGTTTGTTTACTAATTATTCCAATTTATTCCTGATTGCAAATGAGCTGAATCCGGAATCAGTTTTTGAAATACAATCGGACTTGATCATTGGTGCAGAAAGCGGCGCATCATTTCCATGGTCACAAAATTCAGAATGCCAAACGCCGGAAAATCAAAATGGATGGGGTTGGAATGTACCAAGTCAGGATTTGGTGAGCGCTTTTGCTTTAGCAAGTGATAATAATCGTATGAATGCAACGATCATTATGGTCCCGGAAACTGTTGGTGGTGATAATATTATTCAAAGTGGCAATAACAATTCACGGTATAATCAAAAAAGTTATGTGCCATCAAGTTATTACGTTTCGGGTTATCCAAGAGGCTGCCAGAAAAACATTATGGCGATACGATATGCCGATGTGCTGTTGATGAATGCAGAAGCAAATAACGAATTGGGTAATGCAGCTTTAGCAACAACAAGATTGAACCAGGTAAGAACAAGAGCCGGTTTATCTGCAACAACAGCAACAGATCAGGCAGGGTTACGAACTGCAATCTGGAATGAAAGAAGATTAGAATTAGCAATGGAGAATGACCGTTATTTCGATGTGATTCGGCAGGGAAGAGCGGCAACTGTTTTTGGCCCGAAAGGATGGATAGCAAACAAAAATGAGTTGTGGCCGATACCTTATAACGAAATTCTTTTGAGCGGAGGTAAGCTAACCCAGAATCAGGGATACAATTAA